The Betta splendens chromosome 4, fBetSpl5.4, whole genome shotgun sequence genome contains a region encoding:
- the cdkn2c gene encoding cyclin-dependent kinase 4 inhibitor C isoform X2 produces MADSSLSDQLCKASATGNLRVVLLILENGADVNGFNKFKRTALQVVMLGHAAVADALLRNGADPNVRDPLLGLCVIHDAAREGFVDTVRVLIGHGADVNVADARGNLPLHLAAREGHVEVVEALLGLTAEPRAVNGEGVTAAQLARSCGKEDAASCIEMYLTSRE; encoded by the exons ATGGCTGACTCCTCACTAAGTGACCAGCTCTGCAAGGCCTCTGCCACAGGAAACCTCCGCGTTGTGCTTTTAATACTGGAAAATGGAGCAGATGTCAATGGATTTAACAAGTTTAAAAGAACTGCACTGCAG GTGGTGATGCTGGGACACGCCGCCGTGGCTGACGCCCTTCTCAGGAACGGGGCAGACCCCAACGTACGAGACCCGCTCCTCGGCCTCTGCGTGATTCACGACGCCGCGCGTGAAGGATTCGTGGATACCGTGCGCGTGCTCATAGGCCACGGAGCGGACGTGAACGTCGCCGACGCGAGGGGCAACCTGCCGCTGCACCTGGCCGCCAGGGAGGGGCACGTGGAGGTGGTCGAGGCGCTGCTCGGCCTCACGGCGGAGCCGCGCGCGGTCAACGGCGAGGGCGTCACCGCCGCGCAGCTGGCGCGCTCGTGCGGGAAGGAGGACGCGGCCTCCTGTATCGAGATGTATCTAACCTCACGTGAGTAG
- the ttc39a gene encoding tetratricopeptide repeat protein 39A isoform X2 → MWRSSMKRGESRKDARQVGDAPDNPDSPSRLSIINSPDLDPVLTDFRLQLPSDDDSPESANPSNGCSRSDLSLALEDCMAALDLFLQNHFEEAQARLRCRSKESMYHALTYATILEMQAMMTFDPQHILAAGNTMKEAQAICQRYRKKSSFSKNFTEEELHAEVCYAECLLQRAALTFLQDENMISFIKGGIKVRNSYQTYKELHAVLQSAGYTHGDNHGHFEGGVKLGVGAFNLMISMLPTRTLKLLEFVGFSGNKEFGLQQLQEGSAESTFRSFLCNMLLLCYHTFMSFILGTGEGDVEDAEKLLQPYIRKYPKGSIFLFFAGRIEEIKGNLDAAIKRFEECCEAQQQWKQFHHMCYWELMWCFTYQRHWKMAYFYADLLSKENSWSKATYAYMKAAYLSMLTKDDCLTFGETALTLFRQVPLLKQKIAGKSLPTEKFAIRKARRYLAEDPISLPAPPLEMMYIWNGYTVIGKHKDLTEGMLKTLDESQAKLESSPRNEFTTDDQCLLSLLKGLCLKHLRRHEEAEHYFTLVLCNEAQIKYDHYLVPNALLEHGLLCLEQGRRDEAIKLLEAAKQNYKNYSMESRTHFRIQAALHKAKGAGENGIHVNSSP, encoded by the exons ATGTGGAGGTCGAGCATGAAGAGAGGTGAAAGCAGAAA AGACGCCAGGCAGGTTGGAGACGCCCCCGACAACCCGGACTCACCCAGCCG GTTGTCCATCATTAACAGCCCAGATCTGGATCCAGTCCTCACAGACTTCAG GTTACAGCTGCCGAGCGATGATGACAGCCCGGAATCAGCAAATCCGTCGAACGG GTGCTCGCGGTCCGACCTGTCTCTGGCTCTGGAGGACTGCATGGCTGCCCTGGACCTGTTCCTGCAAAACCACTTTGAGGAGGCACAGGCCCGGCTCAGATGCAG GAGCAAAGAGAGCATGTACCACGCGCTGACGTATGCCACCATTCTGGAGATGCAGGCcatgatgacctttgacccccagcACATCTTGGCTGCAGGAAACACCATGAAGGAGGCCCAGGCCATCTGCCAGCG GTACCGCAAGAAGTCAAGCTTTTCCAAAAACTTCACAGAAG AGGAACTCCACGCTGAAGTGTGCTATGCCGAGTGTCTCCTGCAGAGGGCAGCGCTCACCTTCCTTCAG gatgaaaacatgatcagTTTCATCAAAGGGGGAATTAAAGTGAGGAACAGCTACCAGACATACAA GGAGCTTCACGCTGTTCTCCAGTCAGCTGGATACACTCACGGTGACAACCATGGCCATTTCGAGGGCGGTGTTAAACTGGGAGTAGGAGCCTTTAATTTA ATGATCTCCATGTTGCCCACGAGGACGCTCAAGTTGCTGGAGTTTGTGGGATTCTCTGGGAACAAG gagtttggcctccagcagctgcaggagggctCTGCAGAAAGCACGTTCAGGTCCTTCCTGTgcaacatgctgctgctctgctatcACACGTTCATGAGCTTCATACTAG GAACCGGCGAAGGGGACGTGGAGGACGCCGAGAAACTGCTGCAGCCGTACATCAGAAAATACCCCAAG GGCTCCATCTTCCTGTTCTTCGCTGGTCGAATAGAGGAGATCAAGGGCAACTTGGATGCT GCTATCAAACGTTTCGAGGAGTGCTGtgaggctcagcagcagtggaAGCAGTTCCACCACATGTGTTACTGGGAGCTGATGTGGTGCTTCACATACCAGAGGCACTGGAAGATGGCCTACTTCTACGCCGACCTCCTCAGCAAGGAGAACTCATGGTCCAAG GCGACCTATGCGTATATGAAAGCCGCCTACCTCAGCATGCTGACGAAGGACGACTGCCTAACCTTTGGGGAGACTGCGCTCACGCTGTTCAG GCAGGTGCCGTTGTTAAAGCAGAAAATAGCTGGCAAGTCTTTACCAACAGAGAAGTTTGCTATCAGGAAAGCTCGTCGTTACCTGGCAGAAGACCCCAtttctcttcctgctcctccactg GAGATGATGTACATCTGGAACGGCTACACAGTAATTGGCAAACACAAGGACCTTACGGAGGGCATGCTGAAAACGCTGGATGAATCACAGGCTAAACTGGAGAGTAGCCCGA ggaACGAGTTCACCACAGATGATCAGTGTCTGCTGAGCCTCCTGAAGGGACTCTGTCTCAAACACCTCAGGCGCCACGAGGAAGCCGAACACTACTTCACTCTCGTACTTTGCAA CGAGGCTCAGATCAAGTATGACCACTACCTGGTTCCCAACGCGCTGCTGGAGCACGGCCTGCTGTGTCTGGAGCAGGGCCGCAGAGACGAAGCTATCAAACTCCTAGAAGCTGCGAA GCAAAATTACAAAAACTACTCCATGGAGTCGCGGACACACTTCCGTATCCAGGCAGCTCTGCACAAGGCCAAGGGCGCTGGGGAGAACGGCATCCACGTCAACTCCAGCCCATga
- the cdkn2c gene encoding cyclin-dependent kinase 4 inhibitor C isoform X1, producing the protein MADSSLSDQLCKASATGNLRVVLLILENGADVNGFNKFKRTALQVVMLGHAAVADALLRNGADPNVRDPLLGLCVIHDAAREGFVDTVRVLIGHGADVNVADARGNLPLHLAAREGHVEVVEALLGLTAEPRAVNGEGVTAAQLARSCGKEDAASCIEMYLTSPT; encoded by the exons ATGGCTGACTCCTCACTAAGTGACCAGCTCTGCAAGGCCTCTGCCACAGGAAACCTCCGCGTTGTGCTTTTAATACTGGAAAATGGAGCAGATGTCAATGGATTTAACAAGTTTAAAAGAACTGCACTGCAG GTGGTGATGCTGGGACACGCCGCCGTGGCTGACGCCCTTCTCAGGAACGGGGCAGACCCCAACGTACGAGACCCGCTCCTCGGCCTCTGCGTGATTCACGACGCCGCGCGTGAAGGATTCGTGGATACCGTGCGCGTGCTCATAGGCCACGGAGCGGACGTGAACGTCGCCGACGCGAGGGGCAACCTGCCGCTGCACCTGGCCGCCAGGGAGGGGCACGTGGAGGTGGTCGAGGCGCTGCTCGGCCTCACGGCGGAGCCGCGCGCGGTCAACGGCGAGGGCGTCACCGCCGCGCAGCTGGCGCGCTCGTGCGGGAAGGAGGACGCGGCCTCCTGTATCGAGATGTATCTAACCTCAC CAACGTGA
- the ttc39a gene encoding tetratricopeptide repeat protein 39A isoform X1, giving the protein MIVIPILLSSLAAVVSFLLLLLVSLPLYFIPPPLSLPLSLSFSLSCCCCCYRKRHRPLHCTAGKAPSSHSLLLFGFSRFLSRSDTHTQTHTHTQTNTFCQMKMSGEELPNGCSRSDLSLALEDCMAALDLFLQNHFEEAQARLRCRSKESMYHALTYATILEMQAMMTFDPQHILAAGNTMKEAQAICQRYRKKSSFSKNFTEEELHAEVCYAECLLQRAALTFLQDENMISFIKGGIKVRNSYQTYKELHAVLQSAGYTHGDNHGHFEGGVKLGVGAFNLMISMLPTRTLKLLEFVGFSGNKEFGLQQLQEGSAESTFRSFLCNMLLLCYHTFMSFILGTGEGDVEDAEKLLQPYIRKYPKGSIFLFFAGRIEEIKGNLDAAIKRFEECCEAQQQWKQFHHMCYWELMWCFTYQRHWKMAYFYADLLSKENSWSKATYAYMKAAYLSMLTKDDCLTFGETALTLFRQVPLLKQKIAGKSLPTEKFAIRKARRYLAEDPISLPAPPLEMMYIWNGYTVIGKHKDLTEGMLKTLDESQAKLESSPRNEFTTDDQCLLSLLKGLCLKHLRRHEEAEHYFTLVLCNEAQIKYDHYLVPNALLEHGLLCLEQGRRDEAIKLLEAAKQNYKNYSMESRTHFRIQAALHKAKGAGENGIHVNSSP; this is encoded by the exons ATGATAGTCATCCCAATCTTATTAAGCTCCTtagctgctgttgtgtccttcctcctcctcctcctcgtctccctccctctctacttcattcccccccccctctctctccctctctctctctctttctctctctcttgttgctgctgctgctacagaaaGCGACACAGACCATTACACTGCACTGCTGGAAAGGCCCCAAGCTCGCATTCACTTCTGCTATTTGGATtttctcgctttctctctcgctcggacacacacacacagacacacacacacacacagacaaacacattttgCCAGATGAAAATGTCAGGAGAGGAACTGCCAAATGG GTGCTCGCGGTCCGACCTGTCTCTGGCTCTGGAGGACTGCATGGCTGCCCTGGACCTGTTCCTGCAAAACCACTTTGAGGAGGCACAGGCCCGGCTCAGATGCAG GAGCAAAGAGAGCATGTACCACGCGCTGACGTATGCCACCATTCTGGAGATGCAGGCcatgatgacctttgacccccagcACATCTTGGCTGCAGGAAACACCATGAAGGAGGCCCAGGCCATCTGCCAGCG GTACCGCAAGAAGTCAAGCTTTTCCAAAAACTTCACAGAAG AGGAACTCCACGCTGAAGTGTGCTATGCCGAGTGTCTCCTGCAGAGGGCAGCGCTCACCTTCCTTCAG gatgaaaacatgatcagTTTCATCAAAGGGGGAATTAAAGTGAGGAACAGCTACCAGACATACAA GGAGCTTCACGCTGTTCTCCAGTCAGCTGGATACACTCACGGTGACAACCATGGCCATTTCGAGGGCGGTGTTAAACTGGGAGTAGGAGCCTTTAATTTA ATGATCTCCATGTTGCCCACGAGGACGCTCAAGTTGCTGGAGTTTGTGGGATTCTCTGGGAACAAG gagtttggcctccagcagctgcaggagggctCTGCAGAAAGCACGTTCAGGTCCTTCCTGTgcaacatgctgctgctctgctatcACACGTTCATGAGCTTCATACTAG GAACCGGCGAAGGGGACGTGGAGGACGCCGAGAAACTGCTGCAGCCGTACATCAGAAAATACCCCAAG GGCTCCATCTTCCTGTTCTTCGCTGGTCGAATAGAGGAGATCAAGGGCAACTTGGATGCT GCTATCAAACGTTTCGAGGAGTGCTGtgaggctcagcagcagtggaAGCAGTTCCACCACATGTGTTACTGGGAGCTGATGTGGTGCTTCACATACCAGAGGCACTGGAAGATGGCCTACTTCTACGCCGACCTCCTCAGCAAGGAGAACTCATGGTCCAAG GCGACCTATGCGTATATGAAAGCCGCCTACCTCAGCATGCTGACGAAGGACGACTGCCTAACCTTTGGGGAGACTGCGCTCACGCTGTTCAG GCAGGTGCCGTTGTTAAAGCAGAAAATAGCTGGCAAGTCTTTACCAACAGAGAAGTTTGCTATCAGGAAAGCTCGTCGTTACCTGGCAGAAGACCCCAtttctcttcctgctcctccactg GAGATGATGTACATCTGGAACGGCTACACAGTAATTGGCAAACACAAGGACCTTACGGAGGGCATGCTGAAAACGCTGGATGAATCACAGGCTAAACTGGAGAGTAGCCCGA ggaACGAGTTCACCACAGATGATCAGTGTCTGCTGAGCCTCCTGAAGGGACTCTGTCTCAAACACCTCAGGCGCCACGAGGAAGCCGAACACTACTTCACTCTCGTACTTTGCAA CGAGGCTCAGATCAAGTATGACCACTACCTGGTTCCCAACGCGCTGCTGGAGCACGGCCTGCTGTGTCTGGAGCAGGGCCGCAGAGACGAAGCTATCAAACTCCTAGAAGCTGCGAA GCAAAATTACAAAAACTACTCCATGGAGTCGCGGACACACTTCCGTATCCAGGCAGCTCTGCACAAGGCCAAGGGCGCTGGGGAGAACGGCATCCACGTCAACTCCAGCCCATga
- the cdkn2c gene encoding cyclin-dependent kinase 4 inhibitor C isoform X3, with amino-acid sequence MADSSLSDQLCKASATGNLRVVLLILENGADVNGFNKFKRTALQVVMLGHAAVADALLRNGADPNVRDPLLGLCVIHDAAREGFVDTVRVLIGHGADVNVADARGNLPLHLAAREGHVEVVEALLGLTAEPRAVNGEGVTAAQLARSCGKEDAASCIEMYLTSH; translated from the exons ATGGCTGACTCCTCACTAAGTGACCAGCTCTGCAAGGCCTCTGCCACAGGAAACCTCCGCGTTGTGCTTTTAATACTGGAAAATGGAGCAGATGTCAATGGATTTAACAAGTTTAAAAGAACTGCACTGCAG GTGGTGATGCTGGGACACGCCGCCGTGGCTGACGCCCTTCTCAGGAACGGGGCAGACCCCAACGTACGAGACCCGCTCCTCGGCCTCTGCGTGATTCACGACGCCGCGCGTGAAGGATTCGTGGATACCGTGCGCGTGCTCATAGGCCACGGAGCGGACGTGAACGTCGCCGACGCGAGGGGCAACCTGCCGCTGCACCTGGCCGCCAGGGAGGGGCACGTGGAGGTGGTCGAGGCGCTGCTCGGCCTCACGGCGGAGCCGCGCGCGGTCAACGGCGAGGGCGTCACCGCCGCGCAGCTGGCGCGCTCGTGCGGGAAGGAGGACGCGGCCTCCTGTATCGAGATGTATCTAACCTCAC ACTAA
- the rnf11b gene encoding RING finger protein 11b, with amino-acid sequence MGNCLKSPTSDDISLLHESQSDRASYGDGADPDQEPPPPYQEQIHVPVYHPTPSQARLATQLTEEEQVRIAQRIGLIQHLPKGVYDPGRDGSEKKIRECVICMMDFVYGDPIRFLPCMHIYHMDCIDDWLMRSFTCPSCMEPVDAALLSSYETN; translated from the exons ATGGGAAACTGTCTAAAATCTCCCACCTCGGATGATATTTCATTGCTACACGAGTCTCAGTCGGACCGGGCCAGCTACGGAGACGGCGCTGACCCAGACCAGGAGCCACCGCCCCCCTATCAG GAGCAGATTCATGTGCCTGTCTACCACCCGACACCAAGTCAAGCGCGACTGGCCACCCAGttgacggaggaggagcaggtccgCATTGCCCAACGGATCGGCCTTATCCAGCACCTTCCGAAGGGCGTGTATGACCCAGGCAGGGACGGCTCCGAGAAGAAGATCCGGGA GTGCGTGATTTGTATGATGGACTTTGTGTACGGAGACCCCATCCGGTTCCTGCCCTGCATGCACATCTACCACATGGACTGCATAGACGACTGGCTGATGAGGTCGTTCACCTGCCCCTCCTGCATGGAGCCAGTGGATGCTGCCCTGCTGTCCTCCTATGAGAccaactga